Proteins encoded within one genomic window of Pigmentiphaga sp. H8:
- a CDS encoding aldehyde dehydrogenase, with protein sequence MNTPSPARDLPFLSNPDKDNFIDGRWRAPESGKRIDTFNPSNGQLLATLARGDKADVEAAVAAARRAFTGPWSRFSPAQRQQLIIRFADLFAQHFDELTLLESLDMGAPLHTRLRPSKNGAIQTILYFAGQARNIQGDTIPNSLPGDVTTMTFKAPVGVVGGIIPWNGPLLGQMHILGPVLATGCTAVLKPAEDASLSVLRTAELLMEAGLPPGVVNVVTGLGAEAGAALAAHPDVNRIAFTGSTATGREIIKASAGNMKRLQLELGGKSPDIVFADADLDQAVPGVAMGVYSNSGQICFAGTRVFVQRSIQDEFVERFAAYGKTLKVGDPLAQDTRLGPLISSRQLDRVLSFVEVAEKEGARLASGGARLGGDLSCGFYIEPTVFSGVTNSMTIAQEEIFGPVASIIAFDTLDEALTLANATPYGLASGVWTSNVNTALKMVHGIQAGTVWVNCYGLVDPSVGFGGYKESGYGWKGGQTQIDGYLYQKAAYLNVS encoded by the coding sequence TTGAACACGCCTTCGCCCGCCCGGGACCTGCCCTTTCTCTCCAACCCGGACAAGGACAACTTCATCGACGGCCGCTGGCGCGCGCCGGAATCCGGCAAGCGGATCGACACCTTCAACCCCTCGAACGGCCAACTGCTCGCCACACTGGCGCGCGGCGACAAGGCCGATGTCGAGGCCGCCGTCGCGGCGGCCCGGCGGGCGTTCACCGGCCCCTGGAGCCGGTTCTCGCCGGCGCAGCGCCAGCAGCTCATCATCCGCTTCGCCGACCTGTTCGCGCAGCACTTCGACGAATTGACGCTGCTGGAGTCGCTCGACATGGGCGCTCCATTGCACACGCGGCTGCGCCCCTCGAAGAACGGCGCGATCCAGACCATCCTGTATTTCGCCGGCCAGGCACGCAACATCCAGGGCGACACCATTCCGAACTCCCTCCCGGGCGACGTGACGACCATGACGTTCAAGGCGCCCGTGGGCGTCGTGGGCGGGATCATCCCCTGGAACGGCCCCCTGCTGGGACAGATGCACATCCTGGGCCCGGTCCTGGCCACGGGCTGCACGGCCGTCCTCAAGCCGGCCGAGGACGCGTCCCTGAGTGTCCTGCGCACGGCCGAACTGCTGATGGAAGCCGGGCTGCCGCCGGGAGTCGTGAACGTGGTCACCGGCCTGGGCGCCGAGGCCGGCGCGGCCCTGGCCGCGCATCCCGACGTCAACCGGATCGCGTTCACCGGATCCACCGCGACGGGGCGCGAGATCATCAAGGCCTCCGCCGGCAACATGAAGCGGCTGCAACTGGAGCTTGGCGGAAAATCCCCCGACATCGTGTTCGCGGATGCCGACCTCGACCAGGCCGTACCGGGCGTCGCCATGGGGGTCTACAGCAACAGCGGCCAGATCTGCTTCGCCGGCACGCGGGTGTTCGTCCAGCGAAGCATCCAGGATGAATTCGTGGAGCGCTTCGCCGCCTACGGAAAGACGCTGAAGGTAGGCGATCCGCTGGCGCAGGATACCCGGCTCGGGCCGCTGATCTCGTCCCGCCAGCTCGATCGCGTGCTGTCCTTCGTGGAAGTGGCGGAGAAGGAAGGCGCCCGGCTGGCCTCCGGCGGCGCGCGCCTGGGCGGAGACCTGTCCTGCGGGTTCTACATCGAGCCGACCGTGTTCAGCGGCGTCACCAACTCGATGACCATCGCGCAGGAAGAAATCTTCGGCCCGGTGGCGTCCATCATCGCCTTCGATACCCTGGACGAGGCATTGACCCTGGCGAACGCCACGCCCTACGGCCTGGCCAGCGGCGTCTGGACGAGCAACGTGAACACCGCGCTGAAGATGGTGCACGGCATCCAGGCCGGGACGGTCTGGGTCAACTGCTACGGCCTGGTCGACCCTTCCGTGGGGTTCGGCGGCTACAAGGAAAGCGGATACGGCTGGAAAGGCGGCCAGACCCAAATCGACGGCTACCTTTACCAGAAGGCGGCCTACCTCAACGTTTCCTGA
- a CDS encoding zinc-binding dehydrogenase, whose translation MHGVVFRGHRQLELMHFDDPVPGPDDVVVEIKASGFCGSDLHHYRGERGASLGSKSPEFLAARGLTRDDPIIAGHEPCGIVAALGQNVDKREWRIGDRAMVYHYDGCHYCEQCRSGWVQMCEKGSTVYGQTAHGGHAHYMKVPARALIHLPDEISFAAGAAVSCGTGTAFGAIERLDLSARGSLAVFGLGPVGLSAIQLAGAMGVKTFAVDISPPRVAQAKAFGATVAIDSSQEDPVDAIMSLTRGKGVSAAIDCAGVAAARLSAVRSTVTWGRTAFVGVGGGLQLDVTADLILKQRTIVGHLTFSDISMEKCVRFVADHGIDLDKQFTDRWKLEDAGQAYEHFDRQTGGKSVFEF comes from the coding sequence ATGCACGGTGTCGTCTTCAGGGGCCATCGACAACTCGAACTGATGCATTTCGACGATCCCGTCCCGGGCCCCGACGACGTCGTCGTCGAGATCAAGGCGTCGGGATTCTGCGGCAGCGATCTTCACCACTACCGTGGCGAACGCGGGGCCTCCCTCGGCTCGAAAAGCCCCGAATTCCTGGCGGCGCGCGGACTGACGCGGGACGATCCGATCATCGCCGGACACGAACCCTGCGGCATCGTCGCCGCGCTCGGCCAGAATGTCGACAAACGCGAATGGCGCATCGGCGACCGCGCGATGGTGTATCACTACGACGGCTGCCATTACTGCGAACAATGCCGCAGCGGCTGGGTGCAGATGTGCGAGAAGGGCTCGACGGTCTATGGGCAGACGGCCCACGGCGGGCATGCGCACTACATGAAGGTTCCCGCGCGCGCCCTGATCCACCTCCCGGACGAGATCAGCTTCGCCGCGGGCGCCGCCGTCTCGTGCGGAACCGGAACCGCATTCGGGGCCATCGAACGCCTGGATCTCAGCGCCCGGGGTAGCCTGGCCGTCTTCGGCCTGGGCCCTGTCGGCCTGTCGGCCATTCAGCTGGCCGGAGCGATGGGCGTGAAGACGTTCGCGGTCGATATCTCGCCGCCGCGGGTGGCCCAGGCCAAGGCGTTCGGCGCGACCGTGGCGATAGACTCCAGCCAGGAGGATCCGGTCGACGCGATCATGTCGCTTACGCGCGGCAAGGGCGTATCCGCCGCCATCGACTGCGCGGGGGTCGCCGCCGCGCGCCTGTCGGCGGTCCGGTCCACCGTCACCTGGGGCCGCACGGCCTTCGTCGGCGTCGGCGGCGGCCTGCAACTGGACGTCACGGCGGACCTGATCCTGAAACAGCGCACCATCGTCGGACATCTCACCTTCTCCGATATCTCCATGGAGAAGTGCGTGCGCTTCGTGGCCGATCACGGCATCGATCTGGACAAGCAGTTCACCGACCGCTGGAAACTCGAAGACGCCGGGCAGGCCTACGAGCACTTCGACCGCCAGACCGGCGGCAAGTCCGTCTTCGAATTCTGA
- a CDS encoding tripartite tricarboxylate transporter substrate binding protein: MHQATKAMTLAAVLAAAAFNHAVASDFPTRPIRVIMPYPPGTGPDTVMRQVGERLATELKTQVIIDNRAGGNGWIAAEAAKRAKPDGYTLFLSDSTLVSLHQHLYKKLPYDPEKDFSSVAALYSTYYYVTVSAESKWKSVSDLVAAAKANPGKVTYGSSGNGGNLHLGGAMMEQAAGIKMTHIPYKETAQIYVDINRGEIDWAVGTGSTTAPLYQAKKLKYLAITAPQRSATQPDVPTLHEVLGASGYDLQTWVALFAPRGTPAELIGRINTAVQKVLEQPEMRKQLENVGFEPFVQTPEQLAATVKKQSDQYADFVRKLNISLD, translated from the coding sequence ATGCATCAAGCCACGAAAGCGATGACTCTTGCGGCGGTCCTGGCCGCCGCGGCATTCAACCACGCCGTCGCGAGCGACTTCCCCACCCGTCCGATCCGGGTGATCATGCCCTACCCTCCCGGCACGGGCCCCGATACGGTCATGCGACAGGTGGGCGAACGCCTCGCCACGGAACTCAAGACCCAGGTCATCATCGACAACCGGGCGGGCGGCAACGGCTGGATCGCCGCGGAGGCGGCAAAGCGCGCCAAGCCGGACGGCTACACACTGTTCCTGTCCGATTCCACGCTGGTTTCGCTGCATCAGCACCTGTACAAGAAACTCCCCTACGATCCGGAGAAGGATTTCAGCTCCGTCGCCGCGCTCTACAGCACGTACTACTACGTGACGGTTTCCGCCGAATCGAAATGGAAATCGGTGTCCGACCTCGTCGCGGCCGCCAAGGCGAATCCCGGCAAGGTGACCTACGGCTCGTCCGGCAACGGCGGCAACCTGCATCTGGGCGGCGCGATGATGGAACAGGCCGCGGGCATCAAGATGACCCACATTCCCTACAAGGAAACGGCGCAGATCTATGTCGACATCAACCGCGGCGAAATCGACTGGGCGGTCGGCACCGGATCGACCACAGCTCCGCTCTACCAGGCGAAGAAGCTGAAGTACCTAGCCATCACCGCTCCGCAGCGCAGCGCCACCCAGCCGGATGTTCCGACGCTGCACGAAGTGCTTGGCGCCTCCGGCTACGACCTGCAGACCTGGGTCGCCCTGTTCGCGCCCCGCGGCACGCCCGCCGAACTCATCGGCCGCATCAATACCGCCGTGCAGAAGGTTCTGGAGCAGCCGGAAATGCGCAAGCAGCTCGAGAACGTCGGCTTCGAGCCATTCGTGCAGACGCCCGAGCAGCTGGCCGCCACGGTGAAGAAGCAATCCGACCAGTATGCGGATTTCGTACGAAAGCTGAACATTTCGCTCGATTGA
- a CDS encoding SDR family oxidoreductase — protein sequence MDLQLEGKHVFITGGAGGIGFACAQEFRNEGCRLTLAGREQPQLDKARQALGADEREVATLLVELSDPADALRAINQAEAALGPIDVLINAAGAARQIPFAELEPNDWRAALDAKFMTYINVIDPLIKRMAERGSGSIVNIIGLGGKLPITTHLTGGAANAALMLATAGLAMAYAPQGVRVNGINPAKTETDRVAQNAIAQARQNNISVDEVLAKARKSAPIGRLATPQDIAAAATFLASPRSAYISGTILTVDGATRPVIV from the coding sequence GTGGACCTGCAGTTGGAAGGCAAGCATGTATTCATCACGGGCGGAGCCGGCGGCATAGGCTTCGCGTGCGCGCAAGAGTTCCGCAACGAGGGTTGCCGGCTGACCCTGGCCGGCCGCGAACAGCCGCAGCTGGACAAGGCCAGGCAGGCGCTGGGCGCGGACGAGAGGGAGGTCGCGACACTGCTGGTCGAACTGTCCGACCCCGCCGACGCGCTGCGAGCCATCAACCAGGCGGAGGCGGCGCTCGGCCCCATCGACGTCCTGATCAATGCCGCCGGCGCGGCACGCCAGATACCGTTCGCCGAACTCGAACCGAATGACTGGCGCGCCGCGCTGGACGCGAAGTTCATGACCTACATCAACGTCATCGATCCGCTGATCAAGCGCATGGCCGAACGAGGCTCCGGCTCGATCGTGAACATCATCGGACTGGGCGGCAAGCTGCCGATCACGACCCACCTGACCGGCGGCGCGGCGAACGCCGCGCTCATGCTGGCCACGGCCGGGCTGGCGATGGCCTATGCCCCGCAGGGAGTACGGGTCAACGGCATCAATCCCGCCAAGACCGAAACCGACCGCGTCGCGCAGAACGCGATCGCCCAGGCCCGCCAGAACAACATCTCGGTGGACGAGGTACTGGCCAAGGCCAGGAAAAGCGCCCCCATCGGACGCCTGGCCACGCCCCAGGACATCGCCGCGGCGGCGACCTTCCTGGCCTCGCCCCGGTCCGCGTACATATCCGGAACGATTCTTACCGTGGACGGCGCGACTCGCCCGGTCATCGTCTAG
- a CDS encoding aldehyde dehydrogenase family protein, which yields MQHYRHFYINGEWVAPLNPREAEVINPATELAFATIALGGADDVDAAVRAAQAALPSYSRTSVAERIALFERIIAVFLKREGELRDAATQEMGAPRGLSVITDAALDAFKQAITTLGHYRFEEQKDGYLLRREPIGVCGLITAWNWPVQILSNKVSSALAAGCTVVAKPSEYTPLTALKLAEILHEAGVPKGVFNLVMGDGPTVGHAISSHPGIDMVSITGSTRAGVQVAQDAAPTVKRVCQELGGKSANIVLPDADLQAAARWNIGRGFTNSGQSCHAPTRILVHKDQVDTFVELLVAEARKVVVGDPAAATTTMGPVVNRTQFERVQGYIQKGMDEGAHLACGGPGRPAHLERGYFIRPTVFRDVTSGMSIAREEIFGPVLSVMAYETEDEAVRIANDSAYGLGAYLFTKDPAKAYSVGTRLQAGRVFLNGTPGSTAAPMGGYKQSGNGREMGQFGLEEYLEAKAMFGYADHRPSNP from the coding sequence ATGCAGCACTACAGGCACTTCTACATCAACGGCGAATGGGTGGCTCCGCTCAACCCGCGGGAAGCCGAGGTCATCAACCCCGCGACCGAGCTTGCGTTCGCAACCATTGCCCTGGGCGGCGCGGACGACGTGGACGCGGCCGTTCGCGCGGCACAAGCCGCGCTTCCCTCTTACTCCCGCACCAGCGTGGCCGAACGCATCGCGCTGTTCGAGCGCATCATCGCCGTCTTCCTGAAGCGCGAAGGCGAACTCAGGGATGCCGCGACCCAGGAAATGGGTGCGCCCCGGGGATTGTCGGTCATCACCGATGCGGCGCTCGACGCCTTCAAGCAGGCGATCACGACGCTCGGGCACTATCGCTTCGAGGAACAGAAGGACGGCTACCTGCTGCGGCGGGAACCCATAGGCGTGTGCGGATTGATCACCGCCTGGAACTGGCCGGTCCAGATCCTGAGCAACAAGGTGTCGTCCGCGCTCGCCGCCGGTTGCACCGTCGTCGCCAAGCCCAGCGAGTACACGCCCCTGACCGCCTTGAAACTGGCCGAGATCCTCCATGAAGCGGGCGTACCCAAGGGCGTCTTCAATCTCGTGATGGGGGACGGACCTACGGTCGGCCATGCCATTTCCAGCCATCCCGGCATAGACATGGTATCGATCACCGGCTCCACGCGGGCCGGGGTACAGGTCGCGCAGGACGCGGCCCCGACCGTCAAGCGGGTCTGCCAGGAACTCGGCGGCAAGTCCGCGAACATCGTCCTGCCCGATGCGGACCTGCAGGCCGCGGCCCGCTGGAACATCGGCCGCGGCTTCACGAACTCGGGCCAGTCATGCCACGCTCCCACCCGGATACTGGTGCACAAGGACCAGGTCGACACCTTCGTCGAACTGCTTGTCGCCGAGGCCAGGAAGGTCGTGGTGGGAGACCCGGCCGCCGCCACCACCACGATGGGGCCCGTGGTCAACCGGACCCAGTTCGAACGCGTCCAGGGCTACATCCAGAAAGGCATGGATGAAGGCGCCCACCTGGCTTGCGGCGGTCCCGGCCGCCCCGCCCACCTCGAACGGGGATATTTCATCCGTCCAACGGTGTTCCGGGACGTGACTTCCGGCATGAGCATCGCCAGGGAGGAGATATTCGGGCCCGTACTGTCGGTAATGGCCTACGAAACCGAGGACGAAGCGGTCCGGATCGCGAACGACAGCGCCTACGGCCTGGGCGCCTATCTCTTCACGAAGGACCCCGCCAAGGCCTATTCGGTCGGCACCCGGCTGCAGGCCGGACGCGTGTTCCTGAACGGCACGCCGGGAAGCACGGCGGCGCCCATGGGTGGCTACAAGCAGTCAGGCAATGGCCGGGAAATGGGCCAGTTCGGGCTGGAAGAGTATCTCGAGGCCAAGGCCATGTTCGGCTACGCGGATCACAGGCCTTCGAACCCCTAG
- a CDS encoding SDR family NAD(P)-dependent oxidoreductase gives MNNDPAANQAFIRAPEDSGVPASARDFSVRDRVVVITGAGQGIGREFARQFAAAGAISIVVDLNRENSQRVVAEIESAGGRGLALAADVADRQSVDAMAAAVIRQHGRIDALINNAAIFATLNKRPFDEIPAAEWEQVMRVNITGVFNTACAVAPHMRAAGWGRIVNISSNSARLGVANYLHYVTSKAAVIGMTASLARELGPHGITVNCIRPGGVATEVDRTFNPTLERREQMLKQQCIPKGQVASDLVGLAMFLSSPASAFISGQTIACDGGMTHNS, from the coding sequence ATGAACAACGATCCAGCAGCGAATCAAGCCTTCATCCGAGCTCCCGAAGACTCGGGCGTTCCCGCGTCCGCGCGCGATTTCAGCGTTCGCGACCGCGTGGTCGTCATTACCGGCGCGGGCCAGGGCATCGGCCGGGAATTCGCCCGGCAGTTCGCCGCGGCCGGGGCGATCAGCATCGTCGTCGACCTGAACCGCGAGAATTCGCAGCGCGTCGTCGCCGAGATCGAGAGCGCCGGCGGACGCGGCCTGGCGCTTGCGGCCGACGTAGCAGACCGCCAGTCGGTCGACGCCATGGCGGCCGCCGTGATCCGCCAGCATGGGCGCATCGACGCGCTGATCAACAACGCGGCGATTTTCGCCACGCTGAACAAGCGTCCCTTCGACGAAATCCCGGCGGCCGAGTGGGAACAGGTCATGCGCGTCAACATCACCGGGGTCTTCAACACCGCCTGCGCGGTTGCACCGCACATGCGCGCGGCCGGCTGGGGCCGCATCGTCAACATCTCGTCGAACTCCGCCCGCCTGGGCGTCGCGAATTACCTCCACTACGTGACCTCGAAGGCGGCGGTCATCGGCATGACTGCCTCTCTGGCGCGCGAACTCGGCCCGCATGGCATCACCGTCAATTGCATACGGCCCGGCGGCGTCGCGACCGAGGTCGATCGAACCTTCAACCCCACTCTGGAACGCCGCGAGCAGATGCTCAAGCAGCAATGCATTCCGAAGGGCCAGGTCGCCTCGGATCTCGTCGGCCTGGCCATGTTCCTGTCCTCGCCGGCGTCCGCCTTCATCAGCGGACAGACGATCGCCTGCGACGGCGGCATGACCCACAACAGTTGA
- a CDS encoding SDR family NAD(P)-dependent oxidoreductase: MLKGKCAVITGSTAGQGALMAAALAAQGCNIVLNGLGDPAAIENQRATLERETGVDVSYHPADLSVEEQVASLIAFALERHGAVDILINNAVVRHFAPVEEFESAHWTQELAVNLSSAFYAIRAALPGMRAKGWGRIINLSSNHGLFGAANRVGYVTTKTALIGLTRAVAMETVGTQITCNAICPSAMLGINSQTKIDDLMKREQISREAATAKFLSERKTTRFVETLPAVVLFLCSEAGRDMTGVALPVDLGSTAGRPSSL; the protein is encoded by the coding sequence ATGTTGAAAGGCAAGTGTGCCGTCATTACCGGATCCACCGCCGGCCAGGGCGCGCTGATGGCCGCGGCGTTGGCCGCCCAGGGGTGCAACATCGTCCTGAACGGCCTGGGCGATCCCGCAGCCATCGAGAATCAGCGCGCCACCCTCGAGCGCGAAACCGGTGTCGACGTTTCCTACCATCCCGCCGACCTGTCGGTCGAGGAACAGGTCGCATCGCTGATCGCATTCGCGCTGGAACGGCATGGTGCGGTGGACATCCTGATCAACAACGCGGTCGTGCGCCACTTCGCGCCGGTGGAGGAGTTCGAAAGCGCCCATTGGACCCAGGAACTGGCCGTCAACCTTTCCTCGGCCTTCTATGCGATCCGCGCCGCCCTGCCCGGCATGCGCGCCAAGGGATGGGGCCGCATCATCAACCTGTCCTCCAACCACGGCCTGTTCGGCGCCGCCAACCGCGTGGGATACGTCACCACCAAGACCGCGCTGATCGGCCTGACCCGGGCCGTCGCGATGGAGACGGTCGGCACGCAGATCACCTGCAACGCCATCTGCCCGTCCGCCATGCTGGGCATCAATAGCCAGACCAAGATCGACGACCTCATGAAACGGGAGCAGATCTCCCGCGAGGCGGCGACCGCGAAATTCCTGTCCGAGCGCAAGACGACCCGCTTCGTGGAAACGCTACCCGCGGTCGTCCTGTTCCTGTGCAGCGAGGCCGGCCGCGACATGACCGGCGTGGCCTTGCCCGTCGATCTTGGCTCGACCGCCGGCCGCCCGTCGAGCCTATAA
- a CDS encoding tripartite tricarboxylate transporter substrate binding protein yields the protein MTASLHFLDYSLIPLIGTFLKKVHDEETQVRQFILGAIAALALSGQLHAQGAQGWPSRPVKMVVPFTAGSFTDIAARALAKELATQLGQSFVVDNRVGAGGTIGVDAVAKAAPDGYTLLFGENSFAIAPSLYGSLPYDSATDIVQIAQLAEVPAVLVASKSFAAADLKALVQLARKQPGAINFGSAGQGTSAHLAMESLGLQAGITMTHIPYKGISAAIPELIAGRIDIAIASIGTMGAYIREARVRGLALSGSARHEQFPQIPTFAEQGYPDYSFMYWFGLMAPAGTPKDVRDKLQAAVFQAARQPELIKVLEAASVQPKPTTAREFSRRVRDEMTLWASVIREAKVKPE from the coding sequence TTGACAGCCTCGCTTCATTTCCTTGATTATTCACTAATCCCGCTTATCGGGACATTTTTAAAAAAAGTTCATGACGAGGAGACGCAGGTGCGGCAGTTCATCCTGGGAGCGATCGCAGCACTGGCATTGTCCGGCCAGCTCCACGCGCAGGGTGCGCAGGGCTGGCCCAGCCGTCCTGTGAAGATGGTGGTTCCATTCACTGCCGGTTCGTTCACCGACATCGCCGCGCGCGCCCTTGCAAAGGAACTGGCCACACAGCTCGGGCAGTCCTTCGTGGTCGACAACCGCGTCGGCGCCGGCGGGACCATAGGGGTGGATGCCGTCGCCAAGGCAGCCCCCGATGGATATACGCTGCTCTTCGGCGAAAACTCCTTCGCCATCGCACCGTCCCTGTACGGTTCGCTGCCCTACGATTCAGCGACGGATATCGTGCAGATCGCGCAGTTGGCCGAGGTGCCCGCCGTGCTCGTGGCAAGCAAGAGCTTTGCCGCCGCCGACCTGAAAGCGCTCGTCCAGCTCGCCAGGAAACAACCCGGCGCGATCAACTTCGGCTCAGCGGGACAAGGTACTTCGGCGCATCTCGCCATGGAATCCCTTGGACTGCAGGCGGGCATCACGATGACACACATTCCCTACAAGGGGATATCCGCCGCCATTCCGGAACTCATCGCCGGCCGCATCGATATCGCCATAGCAAGCATAGGCACCATGGGCGCCTACATCCGCGAGGCCCGAGTCCGCGGCCTGGCCCTGAGCGGCTCCGCGCGCCACGAGCAGTTTCCCCAGATCCCGACATTCGCGGAACAAGGCTATCCCGACTACTCCTTCATGTACTGGTTTGGATTGATGGCCCCCGCCGGAACGCCGAAAGATGTGCGGGACAAACTCCAGGCCGCGGTTTTCCAGGCGGCCAGGCAACCGGAACTGATCAAGGTGCTGGAAGCCGCGAGCGTCCAGCCCAAGCCCACGACGGCACGGGAATTCTCCCGCCGCGTCCGCGACGAAATGACACTGTGGGCAAGCGTGATACGAGAAGCCAAGGTCAAGCCGGAGTAG
- a CDS encoding acetolactate synthase large subunit, giving the protein MNGAESLVKTLLASDIEVCFANPGTSEMHFVAALDRVPGMRCVLGLFEGVVTGAADGYGRMAGKPASTLLHLGPGLANGIANLHNARKARTPVLNIVGEHASDHLRYESPLRSDVPATAALISDWYKVGSGPGIVDDAAEAVQAARSRDGQIATLILPADTAWGPGASPKAAPEPLPLARADAAGIAQAVAAIRSGKRVAILATGKALEEAGLALLGRLQRGGVRIHAQQSNRRFARGRGRLIVPRVPFSIEQGVEFLKDVEVLILVGSHPPAAFFGYPDKPRMLSQPGCVTIPLLEPGGDALHTLQWLVDELGQGGPAVAVPEVAAPAAPTSDALNADTLMQAMAALLPEHAILVDESVSSGRSLFKFTDGAAPHDYLQITGGSIGSGLPMATGASVACPDRKVVCFEGDGSGMYTLQALWTQAREQLDVVTVILANRSYRILHGELAGVGITNPGEQAHRMLDLNAPELDWVALARGQGVEARRVDTVSGFVDVFRAACAAKGPFVIEAVIP; this is encoded by the coding sequence ATGAACGGCGCCGAATCGCTGGTTAAGACTTTGCTCGCATCCGACATCGAGGTCTGCTTCGCCAACCCAGGAACCTCCGAAATGCATTTCGTCGCGGCCCTCGACAGGGTGCCCGGCATGCGGTGCGTGCTCGGATTGTTCGAAGGGGTGGTAACGGGCGCGGCGGATGGCTACGGCAGGATGGCGGGCAAGCCGGCATCCACCCTGCTGCATCTGGGGCCCGGGTTGGCCAATGGCATCGCCAACCTGCACAACGCCCGCAAGGCGCGGACTCCCGTCCTGAACATCGTGGGCGAGCACGCCAGCGATCACCTGCGGTACGAGAGTCCGCTGCGCAGCGACGTTCCGGCTACGGCCGCGCTGATATCGGATTGGTACAAGGTCGGGTCGGGCCCGGGCATCGTCGACGATGCGGCCGAGGCGGTCCAGGCGGCGAGAAGCCGCGATGGCCAGATCGCCACGCTGATCCTTCCCGCCGATACGGCGTGGGGGCCAGGCGCCAGCCCGAAGGCCGCCCCCGAGCCGCTGCCCCTGGCGCGGGCGGACGCCGCCGGCATCGCGCAGGCCGTCGCCGCGATCCGTTCCGGCAAGCGCGTCGCCATCCTGGCCACCGGGAAGGCCCTGGAAGAGGCCGGACTGGCTTTGCTTGGCAGGCTCCAGCGCGGCGGTGTCCGCATCCATGCCCAGCAATCGAATCGGCGGTTCGCGCGCGGCCGGGGCCGGCTCATCGTTCCGAGGGTGCCGTTCTCCATCGAGCAGGGCGTCGAGTTTCTCAAGGATGTGGAAGTCCTGATCCTGGTGGGCAGCCATCCGCCCGCGGCCTTCTTCGGCTATCCGGACAAGCCGCGCATGCTGAGCCAGCCTGGCTGCGTCACGATTCCCCTGCTGGAACCCGGCGGCGATGCGCTGCATACGCTGCAATGGCTGGTGGATGAGCTCGGGCAGGGCGGACCCGCCGTGGCTGTTCCGGAGGTGGCCGCGCCCGCCGCGCCCACCTCGGATGCGCTGAATGCCGACACGCTCATGCAGGCGATGGCCGCGCTGTTGCCGGAGCACGCCATCCTGGTGGATGAGTCCGTCTCGTCGGGGCGGTCCCTTTTCAAGTTCACCGATGGGGCCGCGCCCCACGACTATCTGCAGATCACCGGGGGCTCCATAGGCTCCGGCCTGCCGATGGCGACCGGGGCGAGCGTGGCGTGTCCGGACCGCAAGGTCGTCTGCTTCGAGGGCGATGGAAGCGGCATGTACACGCTGCAGGCGCTGTGGACGCAGGCCAGGGAACAGCTGGACGTCGTCACCGTCATTCTGGCGAATCGCAGCTACCGGATATTGCATGGCGAACTGGCCGGAGTCGGCATCACGAACCCCGGCGAACAGGCCCATCGGATGCTGGACCTGAATGCGCCGGAACTCGACTGGGTGGCGCTGGCGCGCGGCCAGGGAGTCGAGGCGCGCAGGGTCGATACGGTGTCCGGATTCGTCGATGTCTTCCGCGCCGCGTGCGCCGCCAAGGGTCCGTTCGTCATCGAGGCGGTGATTCCCTGA